Proteins from a genomic interval of Mesotoga sp. UBA6090:
- a CDS encoding GNAT family N-acetyltransferase produces MFEPIGISAREHSSAIEILTEAFADDPMVKYVVNEKRRELVRKIYGVMFKAYCGNGNAYFDSPDMNGMILWIDSEEDPDLGAWIRSGALKMLIFPARSLNRLMKLGRVVSKVHKECIQEHHLHLIFIAVSLASQRKGIGRQLLNLLTREADSRGLQCYLETQNPSNLAFYESFGFSVVKEIEISPELRSWSMVRPGPLQEP; encoded by the coding sequence ATGTTCGAACCGATCGGAATTTCTGCAAGAGAACACTCAAGTGCGATAGAAATCTTAACCGAAGCATTTGCCGATGACCCGATGGTCAAATACGTAGTTAACGAAAAGAGAAGGGAACTCGTAAGGAAAATCTACGGAGTCATGTTCAAGGCCTATTGTGGTAACGGAAATGCCTATTTCGATTCACCCGATATGAACGGAATGATTCTTTGGATTGATTCTGAAGAAGATCCCGACCTTGGAGCATGGATCAGGAGCGGAGCCCTGAAGATGCTGATATTTCCAGCAAGGTCACTTAATCGTCTTATGAAGCTCGGCAGGGTAGTATCGAAGGTTCACAAAGAATGCATACAAGAACACCATCTTCATCTGATCTTCATTGCGGTTTCGCTCGCTTCTCAGAGAAAGGGTATTGGCAGACAGCTTTTGAACCTTCTTACGCGTGAAGCAGACTCCAGAGGACTTCAGTGTTATCTGGAAACCCAGAATCCGTCAAATTTAGCCTTCTACGAATCCTTTGGATTCTCCGTCGTAAAGGAAATCGAAATCTCGCCCGAGCTGAGATCTTGGAGCATGGTAAGGCCGGGACCGCTTCAAGAGCCATAG
- a CDS encoding nucleoside phosphorylase, producing the protein MEDHSRKSDLVVELEFEPVFGIVHIAADKITVIRRTTIRANLVFTISPQFILITIIKLSVTKVSGTLGIVDLFFAAKIVVKGAYMEKRLPILEHDYERPAVIEPTKVISSITEMSERAVILFYQGVIESLLKKGLLKKISDRRSEVGLYPVYEIEYKAVKVAILNPGLGAPSAAGFYEELIALGVRKTIACGSCGVLKREIPRGEIIVVQSAIRDEGTSYHYLEPSHEITVDAEVLEKIEAALEASSIPYIKGKTWTTDAFYRETKKIVKERIDEGCITVEMEASALMAVSKFRDVVFGQLLSSGDDVSGEEWDRRFHPESASHKERVFWAAIECCLRI; encoded by the coding sequence GTGGAAGATCACTCCCGTAAATCCGATCTCGTAGTCGAGCTCGAATTTGAACCTGTTTTCGGGATTGTTCACATCGCTGCCGATAAAATAACTGTGATAAGAAGAACCACTATCAGAGCCAACCTTGTCTTCACGATTTCACCTCAGTTCATACTGATTACAATAATAAAGCTTTCGGTTACAAAAGTGTCAGGTACTTTGGGGATTGTCGATCTCTTCTTTGCTGCTAAAATTGTCGTAAAGGGGGCATATATGGAGAAGCGTTTACCTATTCTGGAACATGATTATGAAAGACCGGCCGTTATCGAACCGACGAAGGTCATCTCTTCGATCACCGAGATGTCCGAAAGAGCGGTTATTCTCTTCTATCAGGGTGTGATAGAGAGTCTCTTGAAGAAGGGTCTTCTGAAGAAGATCAGTGACAGGAGAAGCGAGGTCGGACTGTATCCCGTCTATGAGATAGAGTACAAAGCGGTCAAAGTCGCGATCTTGAATCCCGGACTTGGAGCGCCGTCGGCGGCAGGCTTTTATGAGGAGCTCATCGCCCTTGGAGTTAGAAAGACAATAGCCTGCGGCTCATGTGGAGTACTGAAGAGGGAGATTCCGAGGGGAGAGATCATAGTCGTTCAGTCTGCCATTAGAGACGAGGGAACCTCGTATCATTACCTGGAGCCTTCCCACGAAATCACTGTAGACGCAGAGGTGTTAGAGAAGATAGAGGCCGCATTGGAAGCTTCATCGATTCCATATATCAAGGGAAAGACCTGGACAACCGACGCCTTCTACAGGGAGACGAAGAAGATAGTCAAGGAGAGAATCGACGAGGGTTGTATTACCGTCGAGATGGAGGCTTCCGCCCTCATGGCCGTCTCAAAGTTCCGAGATGTCGTCTTTGGACAGCTGCTTTCCTCGGGAGACGACGTTAGCGGCGAAGAGTGGGACAGAAGATTCCATCCTGAGTCCGCCAGTCACAAGGAGCGTGTCTTCTGGGCGGCGATCGAGTGCTGCCTGAGAATATAG
- a CDS encoding class II glutamine amidotransferase: protein MCRMIAFKADKNIDTNWILDILKGISEKGISSPHSDGWGYALRGEARETYNSFSAIFDSDKRLPPSRVGIIHSRKVSKGYTVNLEHVHPFYATVKGRNYAFCHNGTIYDFASDEGTTDTQRYLELLVSNLEIYETKRALEITAAFVAENYRYTLINALLTDYENIWAIRQNAEKNDTEHALFLYEMDGVRIVSSEPVEKFGDLPGNSIEIKNGETLVL, encoded by the coding sequence ATGTGCAGAATGATCGCCTTCAAGGCAGATAAGAACATAGATACGAACTGGATTTTAGACATTCTAAAGGGTATCTCTGAGAAAGGCATTTCCAGTCCTCACAGTGACGGCTGGGGCTATGCCCTTCGTGGCGAAGCGAGAGAAACCTACAACAGTTTTAGTGCGATCTTTGACAGCGACAAGAGGCTTCCTCCAAGCAGGGTCGGGATAATTCATTCTCGAAAGGTATCGAAGGGATACACCGTCAATCTCGAACACGTCCATCCCTTCTATGCCACAGTCAAGGGGAGAAACTACGCCTTCTGTCACAACGGTACGATATACGACTTCGCGAGCGATGAAGGAACGACGGATACCCAGAGATATCTCGAGCTTCTGGTCAGTAATCTCGAAATATACGAAACGAAGAGAGCCCTGGAAATAACAGCGGCCTTTGTGGCGGAGAACTACCGCTACACGTTGATCAACGCGCTTCTCACTGACTATGAAAACATCTGGGCGATAAGGCAGAACGCAGAGAAAAACGACACGGAGCACGCCCTATTTCTTTACGAGATGGACGGGGTTAGGATAGTCTCTAGCGAACCCGTCGAGAAATTCGGCGATCTCCCCGGAAACTCTATCGAGATAAAAAACGGCGAAACGTTAGTTCTTTAG
- the pdxT gene encoding pyridoxal 5'-phosphate synthase glutaminase subunit PdxT, which produces MKIGVLGIQGAIQEHLSILRKAGVEPSWVKDRKEIDSVDALVMPGGESTTMIKLLKRFEMWEALRNRIEGGMPVLATCAGMILLSRKIENVVNQDSLGVLDISVKRNGYGRQINSFEVDLQIDEIGPEPFRAVFIRAPKIESIGGEVRVLTCYDGSPVLVRQGNVLAASFHPELTGDLRIHRYFLKMAEAAGKRIEKCAE; this is translated from the coding sequence TTGAAGATCGGGGTTCTTGGAATTCAAGGCGCTATACAGGAACATCTATCGATTCTCAGAAAGGCAGGAGTGGAACCGTCCTGGGTGAAAGACCGGAAGGAGATCGACTCGGTCGATGCGCTGGTAATGCCGGGTGGAGAGTCGACCACCATGATCAAGCTCTTGAAGAGATTCGAAATGTGGGAAGCCCTCAGGAATAGGATAGAAGGTGGAATGCCAGTCCTGGCGACCTGCGCGGGCATGATCCTCCTGTCGAGGAAGATTGAGAACGTCGTCAATCAGGACTCTCTTGGCGTTCTAGACATTAGCGTCAAGAGAAACGGTTACGGCAGGCAGATCAACAGCTTCGAGGTCGATCTACAGATTGACGAGATCGGCCCCGAACCATTCAGGGCAGTATTCATAAGAGCTCCAAAGATCGAATCGATCGGTGGCGAAGTTAGAGTCCTTACATGCTACGACGGATCGCCGGTTCTCGTTCGCCAGGGAAACGTGCTGGCAGCCTCCTTCCATCCCGAACTTACTGGAGATCTGAGAATTCACCGGTACTTTCTAAAGATGGCCGAAGCGGCTGGAAAGAGGATTGAAAAATGTGCAGAATGA
- the pdxS gene encoding pyridoxal 5'-phosphate synthase lyase subunit PdxS, translating to MEAKGTWTVKKGFAEMFKNGVIMDVTNPEQAKIAQDAGATAVMALERVPADIRKEGGVARMAKIGLIKEIMESVTVPVMAKARIGHIAEAKILEAIGVDFIDESEVLTPADDKYHIDKRIFTVPFVCGARNLGEAVRRIAEGAAMIRTKGEAGTGNIVEAVKHMRTVNEEVRKVQMMNDAELVHYGKEIGAPVEILSQVRELGRLPVVNFAAGGVATPADAALMMMLGCDGVFVGSGIFKSKDPARMAKAIVEAVLHYDNPEALAEISENVGDAMDGLEIETLEVRMEERGW from the coding sequence ATGGAAGCAAAGGGAACCTGGACAGTAAAAAAAGGGTTCGCTGAAATGTTCAAGAACGGCGTAATCATGGACGTCACGAATCCCGAGCAGGCAAAGATAGCTCAGGATGCCGGAGCCACGGCAGTAATGGCTCTTGAAAGAGTACCGGCGGATATCCGAAAAGAGGGCGGAGTAGCCCGAATGGCGAAAATCGGTCTCATCAAAGAGATCATGGAATCTGTTACGGTCCCTGTAATGGCCAAAGCCAGAATTGGCCACATCGCCGAAGCGAAGATCCTCGAAGCTATTGGCGTTGACTTCATCGACGAATCGGAGGTTCTTACACCTGCAGATGACAAATATCACATAGACAAGAGAATATTCACCGTCCCCTTCGTTTGTGGAGCGAGAAATCTCGGAGAAGCAGTCAGAAGAATCGCCGAGGGCGCCGCGATGATCAGAACAAAGGGAGAGGCCGGTACGGGCAATATTGTCGAGGCAGTCAAGCACATGAGAACCGTCAACGAAGAAGTGAGAAAGGTCCAGATGATGAACGATGCCGAACTCGTCCACTACGGAAAGGAAATCGGTGCGCCTGTCGAGATTCTCAGCCAGGTAAGAGAGCTCGGAAGGCTTCCCGTCGTCAATTTCGCCGCCGGCGGAGTGGCTACACCGGCCGATGCGGCTCTCATGATGATGCTCGGCTGCGACGGAGTCTTCGTAGGTTCGGGAATCTTCAAGTCAAAGGATCCCGCAAGAATGGCCAAGGCGATCGTCGAAGCGGTTTTGCATTATGACAATCCCGAAGCTCTGGCGGAGATCTCCGAGAACGTAGGAGATGCAATGGACGGCCTCGAGATCGAGACTCTTGAAGTTCGAATGGAAGAAAGAGGCTGGTAA
- a CDS encoding nicotinate phosphoribosyltransferase produces MRAGYYSDKYFTRLVEVLKKAEKKSRVLYQLFPRRDATIVGIDEALAILRFGTGYYSNEGEAKRLFEEVLEIEKEVNHAAWEMDRRALVELTARKWDLKMKLNDLWIDKWSELEVRALYDGDEAKDMEPVMTIEGDPRYFSYLETILLGVIARASSTATAVKSVVKAARGKEILFFSARFDHFWTQATDGYAALKAGAFGVSTDANADYWGVESMGTIPHALIAVYNGDTAEAAMEFDRYIDGGVNRIILVDWDNDVIGTTVDCVARTYKAETGEDFTPGKTDPSVVIGPGKGKIWGVRFDTSGILRDVSVVPKDASSLGVCPELVWRARREFDRCGMNDLKIVVSGGFTAEKIDLFEKLNVPADVYGVGSSLLKNKLDFTADIVEVEGRPCAKVGRGKRETPRLEKVASNYWNNDKEERC; encoded by the coding sequence ATGAGAGCCGGCTACTATTCTGACAAATACTTCACGAGACTCGTCGAAGTCCTCAAGAAGGCAGAAAAGAAGTCAAGGGTGCTATACCAGCTCTTCCCGAGGAGAGACGCGACAATAGTGGGAATTGACGAAGCGCTTGCCATTCTTCGCTTTGGGACCGGTTATTACTCGAATGAAGGAGAGGCGAAGAGGCTCTTCGAAGAGGTACTCGAGATTGAGAAGGAGGTCAACCACGCAGCCTGGGAGATGGACCGTCGGGCACTGGTGGAACTGACCGCTCGAAAATGGGATCTTAAGATGAAGCTTAATGATCTCTGGATCGACAAGTGGTCCGAACTGGAAGTTCGCGCTCTATATGACGGTGATGAAGCAAAGGATATGGAACCGGTAATGACTATAGAAGGCGATCCCAGATATTTCTCTTATCTGGAAACAATATTGCTGGGTGTTATAGCGAGAGCTTCTTCAACTGCGACTGCCGTCAAGTCCGTCGTGAAGGCCGCTAGAGGCAAGGAGATACTCTTCTTCAGCGCGAGATTCGACCATTTCTGGACTCAGGCAACAGACGGATACGCGGCGCTCAAGGCCGGTGCCTTCGGCGTTTCTACCGACGCGAACGCCGACTACTGGGGAGTTGAGAGTATGGGGACGATACCCCACGCGCTTATTGCAGTGTATAACGGAGATACGGCCGAGGCCGCCATGGAGTTCGATCGTTACATAGACGGTGGAGTCAATCGAATAATTTTGGTAGATTGGGACAACGATGTGATCGGAACGACGGTCGATTGCGTTGCCCGCACGTACAAAGCCGAGACCGGTGAGGACTTCACACCTGGCAAGACCGATCCTTCGGTTGTTATAGGACCGGGAAAGGGAAAGATATGGGGCGTGAGATTCGATACTTCTGGCATTTTGAGAGACGTTTCGGTCGTCCCGAAGGACGCTTCCTCACTGGGAGTCTGTCCCGAACTTGTCTGGAGGGCTAGAAGGGAATTCGACCGGTGCGGAATGAATGATTTAAAGATAGTCGTCTCGGGCGGTTTCACGGCGGAGAAGATAGATCTCTTTGAAAAGCTGAATGTCCCCGCGGATGTTTACGGAGTCGGTTCGTCTCTACTGAAGAACAAGCTGGACTTCACGGCAGATATCGTGGAGGTCGAAGGAAGGCCCTGCGCAAAAGTCGGAAGAGGGAAGAGAGAGACTCCGAGATTGGAAAAAGTAGCGAGTAACTATTGGAACAACGATAAAGAGGAGAGGTGTTGA
- a CDS encoding DUF4097 family beta strand repeat-containing protein: protein MVVEKKFEFESAGIEILKVTSASADLQIDLVEEGNVVAFVEVDSNDYVPEAERSGKKLTIRFQKGTSINIPFIKNLYDGGADVKSIRLLVPKNIQELDANNASGDVNITDFDLRSLKINNVSGDVKIENCSMNEFSLSTVSGDLTFVASNYRRGKFGSVSGDLSIKGIPPMERDTSVSTVSGDAIISYSGEPRFDATISSVSGDVSSDMGLVKVDKKHYRYGNGEPQEYLKMSSVSGDLLISAKYRGAPAKEVKVESSPASSEEKRSDRAAVVEENLQDQETKKILRLFKEGKLTKEYALEMLGVLGYSEKEIEEMLEVDEELKKLKDSIDVVMKEEDTESKELQESPEKVDTPEEPKLTREKKEGD from the coding sequence ATGGTCGTGGAGAAAAAGTTTGAATTCGAAAGCGCCGGTATTGAAATCTTGAAGGTTACCTCAGCTAGCGCGGATCTTCAGATCGACCTTGTTGAAGAAGGAAACGTGGTCGCATTTGTTGAAGTGGATTCGAATGATTATGTTCCTGAAGCCGAAAGGTCAGGAAAGAAGCTTACGATAAGATTCCAGAAGGGTACTAGCATCAATATTCCTTTTATAAAAAATCTATATGACGGTGGGGCCGATGTAAAGAGCATAAGGCTTCTTGTCCCGAAGAACATTCAAGAGCTCGATGCAAACAACGCTTCCGGTGATGTCAATATCACAGACTTCGATCTGAGGAGTCTGAAGATAAACAACGTTAGCGGTGACGTGAAGATTGAGAACTGTTCAATGAATGAGTTTAGCTTAAGTACGGTAAGTGGAGATCTGACTTTTGTTGCATCGAATTACCGAAGAGGCAAATTCGGATCAGTATCGGGTGATCTGAGCATTAAAGGAATTCCTCCGATGGAAAGAGACACGAGTGTGTCAACGGTGAGCGGGGATGCAATAATCTCATATTCAGGTGAACCCAGGTTCGATGCGACGATTTCCTCGGTTAGTGGGGATGTTTCCTCTGACATGGGACTGGTGAAGGTCGACAAGAAGCACTATAGATATGGAAATGGCGAACCACAGGAGTATCTTAAGATGAGCAGCGTATCTGGTGATCTCCTAATAAGTGCCAAGTACAGAGGAGCGCCCGCAAAAGAGGTCAAGGTCGAATCTTCTCCTGCTTCTTCAGAAGAGAAGAGGTCCGACCGAGCCGCTGTGGTTGAAGAGAATCTCCAGGATCAGGAGACTAAGAAGATACTGAGACTTTTCAAGGAAGGCAAGCTGACAAAGGAGTACGCCCTGGAGATGTTAGGAGTTCTAGGCTATTCTGAGAAGGAAATAGAAGAGATGCTCGAAGTTGATGAAGAGCTGAAGAAGCTTAAGGACTCCATAGATGTAGTGATGAAGGAGGAAGATACAGAAAGCAAAGAGCTTCAGGAGTCTCCGGAGAAAGTTGATACTCCTGAAGAACCTAAATTGACCAGAGAAAAGAAAGAAGGTGATTAG
- a CDS encoding SHOCT-like domain-containing protein produces the protein MDREEVLKILKLIADGKISPEQGRDLLEEFIESYAEERSGRKFIIEVVDNFTGKVEANIKLPVRLARFVGNFVKEKDANFRIGGRVVDYNLKEVLDEVIKTRESVEIETEDKRVTIKVEE, from the coding sequence ATGGATAGAGAAGAAGTCTTGAAGATCTTGAAGCTTATAGCCGACGGCAAGATCTCTCCTGAGCAAGGAAGGGATCTTCTTGAAGAATTTATCGAATCATATGCAGAAGAAAGATCTGGAAGGAAGTTTATCATAGAGGTTGTGGATAACTTCACCGGAAAAGTGGAAGCGAATATTAAGCTACCCGTTAGGTTGGCAAGGTTTGTAGGAAACTTCGTGAAAGAAAAGGACGCGAATTTTAGAATCGGTGGCAGAGTAGTTGATTACAATCTGAAGGAAGTGCTTGACGAGGTAATCAAGACTAGAGAGTCGGTTGAAATAGAAACCGAGGACAAGAGAGTAACGATAAAGGTAGAGGAATGA
- a CDS encoding DUF2089 domain-containing protein codes for MKYSLSNCPVCGGKMTITEYKCDSCGTTIRGRFELDDIMKLSAEQLDYLKTFIKNRGNLSEVQKELDISYPTARNRLEDIVRAMGYQVVDKDREEASRILEKLESGELQPDEALEMLRRVRKKK; via the coding sequence ATGAAATACTCATTAAGCAACTGTCCCGTCTGTGGGGGGAAAATGACAATCACAGAGTACAAGTGCGATAGTTGTGGAACAACGATTAGGGGAAGATTTGAGCTTGACGATATCATGAAGCTGTCTGCCGAGCAGCTCGATTACCTGAAGACTTTCATAAAGAATCGAGGCAACCTTTCTGAGGTTCAGAAGGAGCTGGACATTTCCTATCCTACAGCCAGAAATAGACTCGAGGATATTGTGAGAGCAATGGGATACCAGGTTGTCGACAAAGACAGAGAAGAGGCTTCCAGAATTCTCGAGAAACTTGAATCTGGGGAACTGCAGCCCGACGAAGCTCTTGAGATGCTAAGAAGAGTTAGAAAAAAGAAGTAG
- a CDS encoding glycoside hydrolase family 2 protein codes for MRRRKDLGGNWLFEILENEPDDVSEIVPTKTIEIPGCVESKYPEVTSSQRYMYFEREFEYEGNSDCSTILMFGAIDYLCRVFLNGSELGSHRGGYLPFEFDISRVLSSRNKLQVLVFDPIDDRKIDFRRIPHGKQNGDPNWYTNISGIWQGVWIEERPPVHVSGLRVDTSYLKRSLEVAFTTNEEFDRACIEVFDKSNRLLASEISGDKSISLSLPSCLPWSPETPNLYRLVITVEAVKSRDVIERRVGFRDFVAENGKLFLNGRDFYMKAVLDQDFYPETLYTIPSEHFLRESFVKLKGIGINTIRHHVKVPDPKYMDIADEVGLIVWQDAPHFDLFSDEGSEELLELIDGAVRRDSHHPSLCLYSIINESWGIDQTDPHQAKWLIEAYERFKDRFPGIVWIDNSACMGNYHMKSDLNDYHFYVSSIDRQDQWNSSIELYSENPESFYIGEFKDNAEGRPLVVSEFGNWSLPPEIWLRKKEKPYWFNHIFNDVPMTKPEGALKRFNNSEISKEYSYRELFEISVENQEENLNIEIDKMRLHENIRGFVITELSDVFWECNGLLDFDRNFKVNPERMRAILDNDLFVALLDEEELWIGEEAILRIFLLRDIKRETLRIKIGEEIQEKPVSGEKGDTVRVSLETDRFSEGLLKIEVSLDKCIATLHAVLSRKEIAEITIISNPHFRLQKPIDRKSVVVLDKPGASFEHKGYKASTVAKDDLLSGDWITGIFWNSKQLFDVFPGGLFRRCHRSLIEDRPMISSLGYSRRLSGVVYGWLTDFYGYIDMVDDSIYLSTLHLDPKRPLANLLLRRLSDLHSI; via the coding sequence ATGAGAAGAAGGAAAGATCTTGGCGGGAATTGGTTGTTCGAAATTCTTGAAAATGAACCAGATGATGTTAGCGAAATTGTGCCGACAAAGACTATTGAGATCCCCGGGTGTGTTGAGAGCAAGTATCCCGAAGTCACATCCTCTCAGAGATATATGTATTTCGAAAGGGAATTTGAATATGAAGGGAATTCGGACTGCAGTACGATACTAATGTTTGGAGCAATAGACTATCTTTGCAGAGTCTTTCTGAACGGTTCCGAGTTGGGCAGCCATCGGGGAGGGTACCTGCCTTTTGAATTCGACATATCCAGAGTACTGTCATCGCGCAATAAACTCCAGGTTCTTGTCTTCGATCCCATAGACGATAGGAAGATTGACTTCAGACGTATTCCTCACGGAAAGCAGAATGGAGATCCAAACTGGTACACGAATATCTCGGGCATCTGGCAAGGAGTGTGGATAGAAGAAAGACCCCCGGTCCACGTAAGTGGGCTGAGAGTTGACACATCGTATCTCAAGAGGAGCCTGGAGGTCGCGTTCACCACAAATGAAGAATTCGATCGAGCATGCATAGAGGTATTCGACAAATCAAACCGGCTTCTGGCGTCAGAGATAAGCGGGGACAAGAGTATTTCGCTTAGCCTTCCCAGCTGCCTTCCCTGGTCTCCTGAAACTCCCAATCTCTACAGACTTGTAATTACTGTTGAAGCAGTGAAGAGCAGAGATGTCATCGAGAGGAGGGTTGGGTTCAGAGACTTCGTAGCCGAAAACGGGAAGCTCTTTCTGAATGGCCGCGACTTCTACATGAAAGCGGTTCTCGATCAAGATTTCTATCCCGAAACCCTTTACACGATCCCTTCAGAGCATTTTTTAAGGGAGAGTTTTGTAAAACTGAAGGGAATCGGTATCAACACGATCAGGCATCATGTGAAGGTTCCTGATCCCAAATATATGGATATTGCAGATGAGGTTGGTTTGATCGTCTGGCAGGATGCGCCGCACTTTGATCTCTTTTCTGATGAGGGAAGCGAAGAGCTTCTGGAATTAATCGACGGTGCCGTGAGAAGAGATTCTCACCACCCATCGCTTTGTCTCTATTCGATTATCAACGAGTCCTGGGGAATAGATCAGACAGATCCACATCAGGCGAAATGGCTAATCGAAGCGTATGAGAGATTCAAGGATAGGTTCCCAGGTATCGTCTGGATAGACAACTCTGCCTGTATGGGAAACTACCATATGAAGAGCGATCTGAACGACTACCACTTTTACGTAAGCTCCATCGACAGACAGGATCAATGGAATTCGTCTATCGAACTTTACTCGGAAAACCCCGAGAGCTTCTACATCGGAGAATTCAAAGATAATGCAGAAGGAAGGCCCCTTGTCGTTTCTGAATTTGGGAACTGGTCGTTGCCACCCGAAATCTGGCTGCGAAAGAAAGAAAAACCATACTGGTTCAATCATATATTTAATGATGTCCCTATGACGAAACCGGAAGGGGCTTTAAAGAGATTCAACAATAGCGAGATATCGAAGGAATACAGTTATCGAGAGCTTTTCGAAATCTCCGTTGAAAACCAGGAGGAAAACCTAAATATTGAAATCGACAAGATGAGACTTCATGAGAATATAAGGGGATTCGTCATAACGGAACTGAGCGACGTCTTCTGGGAATGCAACGGTCTCCTTGACTTCGATAGAAACTTCAAGGTCAATCCGGAAAGAATGCGAGCAATTCTAGACAACGACCTTTTCGTTGCTCTTCTGGATGAAGAAGAATTATGGATTGGAGAAGAGGCAATCCTCAGAATCTTTCTCCTAAGGGATATTAAGAGAGAAACGCTCAGGATAAAGATTGGAGAAGAGATCCAAGAGAAGCCAGTATCTGGGGAGAAGGGCGACACGGTAAGAGTATCTCTGGAGACGGACAGGTTCAGCGAGGGGCTGCTTAAGATTGAAGTTTCGCTAGATAAGTGTATTGCAACGCTCCACGCTGTTCTTTCCCGCAAAGAGATTGCCGAGATCACGATCATCAGTAATCCTCATTTCAGACTACAGAAACCGATTGACAGAAAATCGGTTGTTGTGCTGGACAAACCGGGCGCTTCCTTTGAACACAAAGGATACAAAGCGTCAACTGTTGCGAAGGATGATTTGCTCTCGGGCGACTGGATAACGGGAATCTTCTGGAACTCGAAACAGCTCTTCGACGTATTTCCCGGTGGATTATTCAGGAGATGTCATCGCAGTCTAATAGAAGATAGGCCAATGATAAGCAGCTTGGGCTACAGCAGAAGGCTTTCCGGTGTTGTCTATGGATGGCTCACCGATTTCTACGGTTATATCGATATGGTAGATGATTCAATCTACCTATCCACTCTCCATCTCGACCCCAAAAGACCGCTGGCAAATCTGTTACTTAGACGCCTTTCAGATCTTCATTCCATCTAA
- a CDS encoding family 1 glycosylhydrolase: MKKDFMWIAGIEDTFVTKTDRTSARSLDEYELTQHYSNWEKDLEIIADTGFKYVRYGIPWYTVNPEKGRFDFSWTDRVFDFMGERGLIPIVDFIHYGTPHWMDNGFLNSCFPDYMADYELEVLERYKKSIDLFTPMNEPFITQEFCGRLSLWPPYLSGDDGFVKLLISTAKGIMKSVSSIKRELPDKYALHVEASGIFFSADRELQEEVKKVNEMRYLTYDLIQGKVDTKHCLFDYLYSNGVGSEDLDWFTENKITVDGFGVNYYPQLSVFKVSKEMGKVRTTPFYGGTDYLEKLILSYHERYGGPIFLTETSINGEPDHQILWWRESLTLVENLTDRGIDLRGYTWFPAIDLINWDYRYGSEPVEKYVETMGFVNLKMDPSRQFRRSTGELAAVMRNDLRGEE, translated from the coding sequence ATGAAAAAGGACTTCATGTGGATAGCGGGAATTGAAGACACATTTGTGACTAAGACGGATAGGACTTCGGCCAGATCGCTGGATGAGTACGAACTCACACAACATTACTCGAACTGGGAAAAAGATCTGGAGATTATCGCAGATACGGGGTTCAAGTATGTTAGGTATGGAATTCCCTGGTATACGGTGAATCCCGAAAAAGGGAGATTTGATTTCTCATGGACCGACAGAGTCTTTGATTTCATGGGTGAGAGGGGCCTTATCCCGATAGTAGACTTCATTCACTACGGTACACCCCACTGGATGGACAATGGTTTTCTCAACAGCTGTTTTCCGGATTACATGGCTGATTATGAGTTGGAGGTTCTTGAAAGGTATAAGAAGTCAATTGATCTCTTCACCCCCATGAATGAACCATTCATTACCCAGGAATTCTGCGGCCGCCTGTCACTCTGGCCTCCTTATTTGAGTGGAGACGACGGATTTGTAAAACTGCTCATCTCGACGGCAAAAGGGATAATGAAATCAGTCTCGTCCATAAAGAGAGAACTACCGGACAAATACGCCCTTCACGTTGAAGCGTCGGGCATCTTCTTTTCGGCCGATCGAGAACTGCAAGAGGAAGTGAAGAAGGTGAATGAAATGAGATATTTGACCTATGATCTTATACAGGGGAAGGTAGATACTAAGCATTGTCTTTTCGATTACCTGTACAGTAACGGAGTTGGAAGTGAAGATCTCGACTGGTTCACAGAAAACAAAATAACAGTCGACGGATTCGGGGTCAATTACTATCCACAACTGAGTGTCTTCAAAGTCTCGAAAGAAATGGGGAAGGTACGAACTACACCATTTTATGGTGGGACAGATTATCTCGAGAAACTGATTTTAAGTTATCACGAGAGATACGGTGGTCCGATATTCCTTACGGAAACAAGCATAAACGGAGAGCCAGATCATCAGATTCTCTGGTGGAGAGAGTCGCTCACACTCGTAGAAAATCTGACAGATAGAGGGATAGACCTGAGAGGATACACGTGGTTTCCCGCAATAGATCTGATAAACTGGGATTATCGTTACGGATCCGAGCCTGTGGAGAAGTATGTAGAAACCATGGGTTTCGTCAATCTCAAGATGGACCCCTCCAGGCAGTTCAGGAGATCTACAGGAGAACTTGCAGCTGTCATGAGGAACGACTTGCGAGGCGAAGAATAG